A genomic window from Periophthalmus magnuspinnatus isolate fPerMag1 chromosome 16, fPerMag1.2.pri, whole genome shotgun sequence includes:
- the ube2s gene encoding ubiquitin-conjugating enzyme E2 S, whose translation MNSNVENLPPQVLRLVYKEVSALAADPPEGIKIYPSEEDITELHTSIEGPEGTPFAGGIFRMRLVLGKDFPAVPPKGYFLTKIFHPNVGHKGEICVNVLKRDWKAELGLRHVLLTIKCLLIHPNPESALNEEAGRLLLEDYAEYESRARLLTEIHAMGGPGGTSGTHQDPNDGPQPKKHAGDPTKRAGPSAAAAPAPLGNGASTANSSSNTNSSSNTSVAGKKKADKKRALRRL comes from the exons ATG AACTCCAATGTGGAGAATTTGCCCCCTCAGGTTCTTCGCTTGGTCTATAAAGAGGTGTCAGCGTTGGCAGCGGACCCCCCTGAGGGAATAAAAATTTACCCCAGTGAAGAAGACATAACAGAGTTGCACACATCCATTGAAGGACCCG AGGGAACTCCATTTGCTGGTGGCATTTTCCGAATGCGCCTCGTCCTCGGGAAGGATTTCCCTGCTGTTCCACCCAAGGGGTATTTTCTGACCAAGATTTTTCACCCCAACGTCGGCCACAAAGGTGAAATCTGTGTTAACGTGCTGAAGAGGGACTGGAAGGCAGAGTTGGGCCTCAGACATGTTTTACTT ACAATCAAGTGTCTGCTTATTCATCCAAATCCGGAGTCTGCTCTGAATGAAGAGGCTGGACGCCTGCTTTTGGAGGACTATGCAGAATACGAGTCCCGAGCTCGTTTGTTAACAGAAATCCACGCCATGGGTGGCCCTGGTGGCACCTCGGGGACACACCAGGACCCTAACGATGGCCCTCAGCCAAAAAAACACGCAGGCGATCCCACGAAGAGAGCTGGGCCCAGTGCAGCCGCAGCACCTGCTCCTCTGGGGAACGGAGCCAGCACCGCCAATAGCAGCAGCAATACCAACAGCAGTAGCAACACTAGTGTAGCAGGGAAAAAGAAAGCAGATAAGAAGCGTGCATTAAGGCGGCTTTAA
- the LOC117383232 gene encoding protein shisa-7, translating into MIPRVFTWHSSGLKCKNGYSIDSNTENRSLSHVKMTPTTSLRVLAVSLLSLLTAPLTTCVETPSPLFDHSQSSTDQSVSEPSSSLLLRVIQTNAQPAALQSRPKAPESPPESAEEVLETPPRPLAQVMFPKNVTSSEALAPPLGAAQVAPIRPRLMEVWMDVCRGYFDVMGHYDSAFNCTKDTFIYCCGTCHYRFCCPDSSRQLDQDSCKNYHSPDWAKTQTETMIIPEELGPDPDFDPLKMQSHNTGFVIGGVVVFMIAVAVGIKVVFNKVQQEAINRDLNMPRALVDMLRHQSSPVQQDERNNSVALTVADGTGTLGRTQKNLYAPGLPSKDNRLGNLQHNFIHPSNTSPKHTATIERTPRMNNAQLAGGGTLLSSKHNNTKSQPSFHHSLHNLAQLPPSYESATKPELNRYSSLKRLEKGLDEYSSGYCTTKRRPHTAQPALQSSQYHLHWGGDYTLSGRGTLPRHAARPWIPPPPAGVPASPTPNPYPLDPPEPQFNANYDTLSKPRKVKSSDQLLNMGDVPGNTGTLSRMSKNQQHQYYKNKNSNTQTLTRKPQDRDRDRDRDRPDRQDRQERQDRQDRQERQDRQREDRLLMSPDHLEDRMGVGGIGVVDPYAHPASGAVPTLPRQQKAQSQQNVCATPSLDRHHMIKMNSHPTSGREQERSTPMPGHMSGGMGWAGEVPAPGGVVMGTGTLGGHSARRMAFASKRQNTIEQLHFIPGGGSGGSSGSGGSQGIRTGSKNEVTV; encoded by the exons ATGATTCCTCGTGTATTCACATGGCATTCTAGTGGATTAAAGTGCAAAAACGGATACAGCATTGACTCAAACACAGAAAATAGATCTCTTAGTCATGTAAAAATGACGCCCACCACCAGTCTCCGAGTGctcgctgtctctctgctctcgcTCCTCACTGCCCCACTTACCACTTGTGTGGAGACCCCCTCCCCTCTGTTTGACCactcacagagcagcactgaccagtctgtgtctgagcccagctcctctctcctgctgcGCGTCATCCAGACCAATGCCCAACCTGCAGCTCTGCAGAGCAGGCCCAAAGCCCCCGAGAGCCCCCCAGAAAGTGCAGAGGAGGTCCTGGAAACCCCTCCCAGGCCACTGGCCCAAGTCATGTTTCCCAAAAATGTGACGTCGTCAGAGGCCCTCGCCCCACCCTTGGGTGCAGCCCAGGTAGCACCCATCCGGCCCAGGCTCATGGAGGTGTGGATGGATGTGTGCCGGGGGTACTTCGACGTAATGGGACACTATGACAGTGCTTTTAACTGCACTAAAGACACGTTCATCTACTGCTGTGGGACCTGCCACTACCGCTTCTGCTGCCCCGACAGCTCACGCCAACTGGACCAGGACAGCTGCAAGAACTACCACTCCCCCGACTGGGCCAAGACGCAGACGGAGACCATGATCATCCCCGAGGAGCTGGGGCCCGACCCGGACTTCGACCCTCTGAAAATGCAGAGCCATAACACTGGCTTTGTCATCGGAGGAGTGGTGGTCTTCATGATAGCTGTCGCCGTGGGGATCAAGGTGGTTTTCAACAAGGTGCAACAGGAGGCGATAAACAGAGATCTCAATATGCCCAG AGCTCTGGTGGACATGCTGCGGCACCAGTCCAGCCCCGTGCAGCAGGACGAAAGGAACAACAGTGTGGCCCTCACGGTGGCCGACGGGACGGGGACTCTGGGACGAACTCAGAAGAACCTGTATGCCCCAGGACTGCCCAGCAAAGACAACAGAT tggGAAATTTGCAACACAACTTCATCCATCCGTCAAACACCAGCCCCAAACACACTGCGACTATTG AACGCACCCCTCGCATGAACAACGCTCAGCTGGCGGGCGGAGGAACCCTGCTCTCcagcaaacacaacaacaccaaATCCCAGCCATCCTTCCACCACTCCCTGCACAACCTGGCCCAGCTGCCCCCCTCCTACGAGAGCGCCACCAAGCCCGAGCTCAACCGCTACTCCTCCCTCAAACGCCTCG AAAAAGGTCTGGATGAGTACTCTTCAGGCTACTGCACCACCAAGCGCCGCCCGCACACTGCCCAGCCGGCCCTGCAGTCGTCCCAGTATCACCTGCATTGGGGCGGAGACTACACCCTGAGCGGCAGAGGGACCCTGCCCAGGCACGCTGCCCGGCCCTGGATCCCCCCTCCGCCCGCTGGTGTGCCTGCCTCTCCCACTCCCAACCCTTACCCTCTGGACCCGCCCGAGCCGCAGTTCAACGCTAACTACGACACTCTGTCCAAGCCGAGGAAAGTCAAGTCCTCTGACCAGCTGCTCAACATGGGAGACGTCCCAGGGAACACAGGCACACTCTCCCGGATGTCCAAGAATCAGCAGCACCAGTACTACAAGAACAAGAACTCCAACACGCAGACGCTCACCCGCAAACCTCAGGACCGGGACCGGGACCGGGACCGAGACAGGCCTGACAGGCAGGACCGACAGGAGAGGCAGGACCGGCAGGACCGACAGGAGAGGCAGGATCGTCAGCGCGAGGATCGGCTGCTCATGTCCCCAGACCACCTGGAGGATCGGATGGGCGTCGGAGGGATTGGAGTGGTTGACCCGTACGCCCACCCGGCGAGCGGTGCCGTCCCGACTCTGCCTCGCCAACAGAAGGCCCAGTCTCAGCAGAACGTTTGTGCCACGCCTTCCCTGGACCGACACCACATGATCAAGATGAACTCTCACCCGACCTCGgggagggagcaggagaggagcaccCCGATGCCCGGCCACATGAGCGGGGGGATGGGATGGGCCGGCGAGGTACCCGCCCCAGGCGGCGTCGTTATGGGAACGGGAACGCTCGGAGGCCACAGTGCCAGGAGGATGGCTTTTGCATCAAAGAGGCAGAACACCATAGAGCAGCTCCACTTCATACCAGGAGGGGGCAGCGGGGGGTCATCCGGTAGCGGAGGGAGTCAGGGAATCAGGACAGGGAGCAAAAACGAGGTGACAGTGTGA
- the josd2 gene encoding josephin-2, whose amino-acid sequence MNEGEVFHEKQRLELCAIHALNNVLQERVFTKETADDICKRLAPQCMVNPHRSVLGTGNYDVNVIMAALQSRELAAVWWDKRRTVQSLCVSKVLGFILNVPSRISLGIVSLPLRRRHWLAVRQVTGQYYNLDSKLKNPICIGGEAELRTFLAEQLSQEVAEMLLVVQKEVEEDGSWLISDDLKK is encoded by the exons ATGAATGAAGGAGAAGTGTTTCATGAGAAGCAAAGGTTGGAGCTGTGCGCGATCCATGCTCTGAACAACGTGCTACAAGAGCGGGTGTTTACAAAGGAGACTGCGGATGACATCTGCAAACG ACTTGCTCCACAGTGTATGGTGAACCCTCATCGCTCAGTACTAGGCACAGGGAATTATGATGTCAATGTCATCATGGCAGCACTACAGAGCCGGGAGCTGGCTGCAGTGTGGTGGGACAAACGCAG AACAGTACAGAGTCTTTGTGTATCTAAGGTCCTAGGGTTTATCCTCAATGTCCCATCACGCATCTCCCTTGGGATAGTTTCGCTCCCGCTCCGACGGCGGCACTGGCTCGCTGTTCGACAGGTCACAGGACAGTACTACAACCTGGACTCCAAACTCAAGAATCCCATCTGTATCGGGGGAGAGGCAGAATTACG CACTTTTCTCGCAGAACAGCTCTCTCAGGAAGTGGCCGAAATGCTCTTAGTCGTCCaaaaggaggtggaggaggacggATCGTGGCTGATTTCAGATGACCTCAAGAAGTGA